The following are encoded in a window of Bacteroidota bacterium genomic DNA:
- a CDS encoding FxLYD domain-containing protein gives MRRRALAAMLLLILLAGCGGEQVALDAQVEDFRLVREEDGKQVVTGVLVNPTERTLASATVYVDLYDQPVEPGVEPVEAMQVEVRGVAPGDSLRFRQTVDTRLTLSGARAARIVVR, from the coding sequence ATGCGACGCCGCGCCCTCGCCGCCATGCTGCTCCTCATCCTCCTCGCCGGCTGCGGCGGGGAGCAGGTGGCGCTCGACGCCCAGGTCGAGGACTTTCGGCTCGTCCGAGAGGAGGACGGGAAGCAGGTCGTCACCGGCGTCCTCGTCAATCCGACGGAGCGGACGCTGGCGAGTGCGACGGTCTACGTGGACCTCTACGACCAGCCGGTCGAGCCGGGCGTGGAGCCGGTCGAGGCGATGCAGGTCGAGGTGCGCGGCGTCGCGCCGGGCGACAGCTTGCGGTTCCGTCAGACCGTCGACACGCGCCTCACGCTCAGCGGGGCCCGCGCCGCCCGCATCGTCGTGCGGTAG
- a CDS encoding valine--tRNA ligase, with amino-acid sequence MPETAPAPPVTPDADATAYDPTTVEAGWYAYWEGHGFFRADAGRAQQQRDAGTPPFVVPMPPPNVTGRLHMGHALQDAVQDALTRVHRMQGREALWIPGMDHAGIATQNVVERTLREDGIERKAIGREAFLEHVWAYVEEFGGIILDQKRRLGTSPDWSRERFTLDDGYARVVQDVFVKLYEDGLIYRGNYLVNWDPENMTAISDEEVDNVERDGQMWWIRYPYAERDGHVTIATTRPETMLGDTAVAVHPEDERYTDLVGERLRLPLTDRTIPIVADAHANPEFGAGALKVTPAHDKNDFEIGHRHDLEVLTILNPDATVNEHGGPYEGLDRFEARKQIVADLDAAGLLEKVEPYKNTVPVSSRSKAVIEPLISRQWFVKMQPLADLGLQALRDGAIRFYPERWQNEYVRWLDGIRDWTISRQLWWGHRIPVWYYLDADGEIDESRGFVVSVGQPELGMVQDEDVLDTWFSSWLWPFATLGWPEETDDLRAFYPATTLVSGYDILFFWIARMVMAGLHFTGQVPFRDIYITGMIKDAQGRWMSKTLGNGIDPLDMIEQYGADAVRFSLNVLCTPGQDIKLDPSKFEMGRNFANKIWNAFNVFGRFMEPGKDYRRTRAFEDLDLAERWMLTRLSQTIETVNEAVGRYRLSEAALAVYDLFWRDYCDWYLELIKPAPGEAMSDETIALAAEVYEQMVKLLHPFMPFITEELWHRLRPRAAGDACIVAPWPEPNAAETDAEAAETFALMQELISGIRGVKSQYGVAPSKPVEAHVSVSDANGLADALGAHGRYFERLANVDRLTVGSGLAKPKASAAVVIGSHEVFVPLAGMIDLGAERARLRKAIEEKEAFRASVQKKLSNEQFTSRAPAEVVQRERDKATDASAEIAALRANLEDLG; translated from the coding sequence ATGCCCGAGACCGCCCCCGCCCCGCCCGTCACCCCGGACGCCGACGCCACCGCCTACGACCCGACGACGGTCGAGGCCGGGTGGTACGCCTACTGGGAAGGCCACGGCTTCTTCCGCGCCGACGCCGGGCGCGCCCAGCAGCAGCGCGACGCCGGCACGCCGCCGTTCGTCGTCCCGATGCCGCCGCCGAACGTGACCGGCAGGCTCCACATGGGGCACGCGCTCCAGGACGCGGTCCAGGACGCGCTCACCCGAGTGCACCGCATGCAAGGCCGCGAAGCGCTCTGGATTCCTGGGATGGACCACGCCGGCATCGCCACGCAGAATGTGGTCGAGCGCACGCTCCGCGAGGACGGCATCGAGCGGAAGGCCATCGGGCGCGAGGCATTTCTGGAGCACGTCTGGGCCTACGTCGAGGAGTTTGGGGGGATCATCCTCGACCAGAAGCGCCGCCTCGGGACCTCGCCCGACTGGAGCCGCGAGCGCTTCACGCTCGACGACGGCTACGCCCGCGTCGTGCAGGATGTCTTCGTGAAGCTCTACGAGGACGGGCTGATCTACCGGGGCAACTACCTCGTCAACTGGGACCCGGAGAACATGACGGCCATCTCCGACGAAGAGGTGGACAACGTCGAGCGCGACGGGCAGATGTGGTGGATCCGCTACCCCTACGCCGAGCGCGACGGCCACGTCACGATTGCCACGACGCGCCCCGAGACGATGCTCGGCGACACCGCCGTCGCCGTCCACCCCGAGGACGAGCGCTACACCGACCTCGTCGGGGAGCGCCTGCGCCTCCCGCTCACCGACCGCACGATCCCGATTGTCGCCGACGCGCACGCCAACCCGGAGTTCGGCGCGGGCGCGCTCAAGGTCACCCCGGCCCACGACAAGAACGACTTCGAGATCGGCCACCGCCACGACCTGGAGGTACTAACGATCCTGAACCCCGACGCGACGGTCAACGAGCACGGCGGGCCGTACGAAGGGCTCGACCGCTTCGAGGCGCGCAAGCAGATCGTTGCCGACCTCGACGCCGCCGGACTGCTCGAAAAGGTGGAGCCGTACAAAAACACGGTCCCGGTCTCGTCGCGCTCGAAGGCGGTCATCGAGCCGCTCATCTCGCGGCAGTGGTTCGTCAAGATGCAGCCCCTGGCCGACCTCGGGCTGCAGGCGCTCCGCGACGGTGCCATCCGGTTCTACCCCGAGCGCTGGCAGAACGAGTACGTCCGCTGGCTCGACGGCATCCGCGACTGGACCATCAGCCGCCAGCTCTGGTGGGGCCACCGCATTCCGGTCTGGTACTACCTCGACGCCGACGGCGAGATCGACGAGAGCCGTGGTTTCGTGGTCTCGGTCGGGCAGCCCGAACTCGGCATGGTGCAGGACGAGGACGTGCTCGACACCTGGTTCTCGTCGTGGCTCTGGCCCTTCGCCACGCTGGGCTGGCCCGAGGAGACCGACGACCTCCGGGCGTTCTACCCGGCGACGACGCTCGTCTCGGGCTACGACATCCTCTTCTTCTGGATCGCCCGGATGGTGATGGCGGGGCTCCACTTCACCGGGCAGGTCCCGTTCCGCGACATCTACATCACCGGGATGATCAAGGACGCCCAGGGGCGCTGGATGTCGAAGACGCTCGGCAACGGGATCGACCCGCTCGACATGATCGAGCAGTACGGGGCCGACGCGGTCCGCTTCAGCCTGAACGTCCTCTGCACGCCCGGCCAGGACATCAAGCTCGACCCGTCGAAGTTCGAGATGGGGCGCAACTTCGCCAACAAGATCTGGAACGCGTTCAACGTCTTCGGCCGGTTCATGGAGCCGGGGAAGGACTATCGCCGGACGCGCGCGTTCGAGGACCTCGACCTCGCCGAGCGCTGGATGCTGACCCGGCTCAGCCAGACGATTGAAACGGTCAACGAGGCCGTCGGGCGCTACCGGCTGAGCGAGGCCGCGCTCGCCGTCTACGACCTCTTCTGGCGCGACTACTGCGACTGGTACCTCGAACTCATCAAGCCCGCCCCCGGCGAGGCTATGAGCGACGAGACGATCGCGCTCGCGGCCGAGGTCTACGAGCAGATGGTGAAGCTCCTCCACCCGTTCATGCCGTTCATCACCGAGGAGCTGTGGCACCGCCTGCGCCCGCGCGCCGCCGGCGACGCCTGCATCGTCGCCCCCTGGCCCGAGCCAAACGCGGCCGAGACCGACGCCGAGGCCGCCGAGACGTTCGCGCTCATGCAGGAGCTGATCTCCGGCATCCGCGGCGTCAAGAGCCAGTACGGCGTCGCGCCCTCGAAGCCAGTCGAAGCCCACGTCAGTGTGAGCGATGCGAACGGGCTGGCCGACGCCCTCGGCGCGCACGGGCGCTACTTCGAGCGGCTGGCGAACGTGGACCGGCTGACCGTCGGAAGCGGCCTCGCCAAGCCGAAGGCGAGCGCGGCGGTCGTGATCGGCTCGCACGAGGTGTTCGTCCCGCTCGCCGGGATGATCGACCTGGGTGCCGAGCGCGCCCGGCTCCGCAAAGCCATCGAGGAGAAAGAGGCCTTTCGCGCGAGCGTCCAGAAGAAGCTCTCCAACGAGCAGTTCACCAGCCGCGCCCCGGCCGAGGTCGTCCAGCGCGAGCGCGACAAGGCCACCGACGCCTCGGCCGAGATCGCCGCCCTCCGCGCCAACCTCGAGGACCTGGGGTGA
- a CDS encoding DUF4143 domain-containing protein, producing the protein MLETFVYGELRRQASGYEDPVAFYHLRDRDGVEVDLVLERSGRYIAGVEVKASATVRASDFRGLRKLQEAVGDRFVAGVILYDGETALPFGERLWAVPVGGLWEAR; encoded by the coding sequence ATGCTCGAGACGTTCGTCTACGGAGAACTCCGGCGGCAGGCGAGCGGGTACGAGGACCCCGTCGCCTTCTACCACCTCCGCGACCGCGACGGGGTCGAGGTCGACCTTGTGCTCGAGCGGTCAGGCCGCTACATCGCGGGCGTGGAGGTCAAGGCGTCGGCCACCGTCCGGGCGAGCGATTTCCGCGGGCTCCGCAAGCTCCAGGAGGCCGTCGGCGACCGCTTCGTCGCAGGCGTGATCCTCTACGACGGCGAGACCGCGCTTCCGTTCGGTGAACGCCTCTGGGCTGTTCCCGTCGGCGGCCTCTGGGAAGCGCGGTAG
- a CDS encoding glycine betaine ABC transporter substrate-binding protein — translation MTLVLILALLLLPADTTVVVGSKKFTESVILGEVAAQKLRAEGIDAQHRAEVGGTRVLWEALRRGDLDAYPEYTGTIAQEILGGAALPDASAMRDSLARYGVRMSEPLGFNNTYAIGMREAEAERLGIEAISDLRDHPDLRIGFTNEFMDRPDGWPGLRRAYALPHRDVRGLDHDLAYQGLEAGTIAAMDLYSTDAEIAYYDLRVLRDDRGFFPDYQAVLLYRADLPARAAAALSRLEGTLSEERMTALNARAKLDRVPEALIAAGFLEERLGIADEIVVDGFWARLWARTKEHLGLVGLSLLAAILVAVPLGVAAAKVGWLEQPLLGIVGVIYTVPSLALLVFMIPLLGIGAVPAMVALFLYSLLPIVRNTHAGLKGIPGPLLESAEALGLPARARLRLVELPLAAPTILAGIKTSAVLNIGTATLGALIGAGGYGQPILTGIRLDDTALILEGAVPAALLALAAQGLFEIVERVVVPKGLRLDSAV, via the coding sequence ATGACGCTCGTCCTCATCCTCGCGCTCCTCCTCCTCCCTGCCGACACGACGGTCGTCGTCGGCTCGAAGAAGTTCACCGAGTCGGTGATCCTCGGTGAGGTCGCGGCGCAGAAGCTGCGGGCCGAGGGCATCGACGCCCAGCACCGGGCCGAGGTCGGCGGGACGCGCGTGCTGTGGGAGGCGCTCCGGCGCGGCGACCTCGACGCGTACCCCGAGTACACGGGGACGATTGCCCAGGAGATTCTAGGCGGTGCGGCGCTTCCCGATGCCTCTGCGATGCGCGACAGCCTCGCCCGCTACGGGGTTCGGATGAGCGAGCCACTGGGGTTCAACAACACCTACGCTATTGGGATGCGCGAGGCGGAGGCCGAGCGGCTCGGCATCGAGGCGATCTCCGACCTGCGTGACCACCCCGACCTGCGGATCGGGTTTACGAACGAGTTCATGGACCGGCCCGACGGCTGGCCCGGCCTCCGCCGCGCCTACGCACTCCCCCACCGCGACGTGCGCGGGCTCGACCACGACCTCGCCTACCAGGGCCTCGAAGCCGGGACGATTGCGGCGATGGACCTCTACTCGACCGACGCCGAGATCGCCTACTACGACCTCCGCGTGCTCCGCGACGACCGGGGCTTCTTTCCCGACTACCAGGCCGTGCTCCTCTACCGCGCCGACCTGCCCGCCCGGGCCGCCGCTGCGCTCAGCCGGCTCGAAGGCACGCTGTCCGAGGAGCGCATGACCGCGCTCAACGCCCGGGCGAAGCTCGACCGCGTGCCCGAGGCGCTCATCGCGGCGGGGTTCCTCGAAGAGCGGCTCGGCATCGCCGACGAGATCGTGGTCGATGGGTTCTGGGCGCGGCTGTGGGCGCGGACGAAGGAGCACCTCGGCCTCGTCGGGCTGTCGCTTCTGGCGGCGATCCTCGTGGCGGTTCCGCTCGGCGTGGCGGCGGCGAAGGTGGGGTGGCTGGAGCAGCCCCTCCTCGGGATCGTCGGGGTGATCTACACGGTCCCGTCGCTGGCCCTGCTCGTGTTCATGATTCCGCTCCTCGGCATCGGCGCGGTGCCGGCAATGGTGGCGCTGTTTCTCTACAGCCTCCTCCCGATCGTCCGCAACACCCACGCCGGGCTCAAAGGCATCCCCGGTCCGCTCCTCGAATCGGCCGAGGCGCTCGGCCTGCCCGCCCGCGCCCGGCTCCGGCTCGTCGAACTCCCCCTCGCCGCACCGACGATCCTCGCCGGGATCAAGACGAGCGCCGTGCTCAACATCGGTACCGCGACGCTCGGCGCGCTCATCGGCGCGGGCGGCTACGGGCAGCCGATCCTGACCGGCATCCGGCTTGACGACACCGCGCTGATCCTCGAAGGGGCCGTGCCGGCGGCCCTCCTCGCCCTCGCCGCGCAGGGCCTATTCGAGATCGTGGAGCGCGTCGTCGTCCCGAAGGGGCTGCGGCTCGACTCGGCAGTGTAG
- a CDS encoding DUF3320 domain-containing protein, with translation MSSATRNTIRSELESARRELLDLGLRNPLLNYQTFKARGLDITDELPAQVYEVLVGERRLMSFLPIPDFDEEEELFEPSLFENDEYQGDLSALLTQPEEAGEEGTASRHTDSRLQTPYTPSKLQSRLLATFYAARTFVEEQGVNVLYLALGMLEWYEDLSSDKRRRAPLLLVPVELTRTDVRARFRLSYTDEEVGGNLSLQAKLKAEFGLSLPLPDPEAELDIEAYFDRIGDVIDETPRWRVDREAVHLGFFLFGKLLMYNDLDVTEWPDGTSPLDHDIIGAILGDGFPPATDRLSDEEHLDRHLHPDEVHQVVDADGSQTLALLDVKRGNNLVIQGPPGTGKSQTITNIIAEAIGQGKSVLFVAEKMAALEVVKRRLNGVHLGDACLELHSHKTSKKKLLAELERTINLGRPMSEALHTDLDVLIDARDQLNAYAAAVYESIGETGVRPYDAYGELLLQRQRWNGVEPPGASDRDMESWTASDCARRRAKVVQMQTLVADIGRPTEHPFWGSNRKAFLPSEQQSVERTASEASTSIESLSEAVRPLSDFLHLDAETPADADVLTRAARRALAAPDLRGVRVDAGEWHARRSDVAELVRVGTAYDAVRAEYNEVLIPEAWKEDVLETRQHLKAHGEKWYRIFIGDWRRAKSRLAGLIETPIPTGHDERLAIVDGIREAQRLRKEIDAYASLGSGLFGLQWEGAASDWAVLERIASWMTSLHGDVASGKVPRGLVAFLAGGPDLDALEPLAENVEGRLKSFGERMQKAVDIVAFVAERRYGEGETIDMQPLHVLAALAKGWAKQAARLQEIVTFNHQVDAFAEDSLILFAGLATNWEHAATHLSDAFDYVWYSTLVDVAFTERPALARFNSALHGEALRRFIDRDEIALAYNRVRLALEHWQNLPRNGTAASAAGQLGVLYHEFGKKRRYLPIRKLMTVAGRAVQAIKPVFMMSPMSIATYLPPGTVDFDLVVFDEASQVKPVDAFGAILRGRQAVVVGDSKQLPPTSFFDSVVGDADDEDFSDTADIESILELFKSKRAPERMLNWHYRSRHESLIAVSNQEFYENRLVIFPSPDAGKAEVGLVYHHLPETTYDKGGRRSNRKEAKAVAKAVMRHAKSTPELSLMVATFSQAQQKEVRDQVDLLCLQDPELNYFANRRDVIERFDVKNLENVQGDERDVVFISVGYGRDQHGAVSMNFGPLNREGGERRLNVLISRARRRCEVFTNLRADDIDLGRTDARGVAAFKRYLQYAETGVLEMDKPTGREPDSPFEVAVAKALRTLGYRVEYQIGVGGFRIDLAVVDPERPGRYLLGIECDGATYHSARTARDRDRIRQSVLEGLGWRIHRIWSTNWFRYPQSEVKRVVAAIERAKAEPVDRSPPRRTVDMPSLERADKPLEKRAPVPTEPYVKAKLRGHLEPLHEVPKHILAGDVGHVVRVESPVHFDEVARRILDASGVSRLGSRIRKAIESATLLAEARNGIVRRGDFLYLSSQKRADVPVRERSDLSAGSRKFDFIAPEEVRAAIAEVISSSFGIAAEDLALEVCRMFGFGQTSEQMRVAVAGALADMQSAGTVAERHGMLALTNLNATDYDVQF, from the coding sequence TTGTCGTCTGCCACTCGCAATACGATCCGGAGCGAACTCGAATCTGCCCGCCGTGAGCTTCTAGACCTCGGGCTTCGCAACCCCCTGCTCAACTATCAAACCTTCAAGGCGCGGGGGCTCGATATCACCGACGAACTTCCGGCACAGGTCTACGAGGTCCTCGTCGGCGAAAGGCGGCTGATGTCGTTCTTGCCCATCCCAGACTTCGACGAGGAAGAAGAACTGTTCGAGCCGTCGCTCTTCGAGAACGACGAATATCAGGGCGACCTATCGGCGTTGCTCACTCAGCCCGAAGAGGCGGGCGAGGAGGGAACTGCCTCGCGGCACACGGACAGTCGGCTCCAGACGCCCTACACACCAAGTAAGCTTCAGAGTCGGCTGCTCGCGACGTTCTATGCTGCACGGACGTTCGTGGAGGAGCAGGGCGTCAACGTGTTGTACCTCGCGCTTGGAATGCTGGAATGGTACGAGGATCTGTCGAGCGACAAGCGGCGTCGGGCACCGCTCCTTCTCGTTCCGGTCGAACTGACACGGACAGACGTGCGTGCTCGCTTCCGGCTCTCTTACACTGATGAGGAGGTCGGTGGCAACCTCTCATTGCAGGCCAAGCTCAAGGCTGAGTTCGGGCTTTCCCTTCCACTGCCCGACCCGGAGGCAGAACTCGACATCGAGGCTTATTTCGACCGGATTGGGGACGTCATCGATGAGACGCCTCGATGGAGAGTAGACCGGGAGGCTGTTCACCTCGGCTTCTTCCTGTTTGGGAAGCTGCTGATGTACAACGACCTCGACGTGACCGAGTGGCCGGACGGCACCAGCCCGCTCGACCACGACATCATCGGGGCCATTCTCGGCGACGGCTTCCCGCCAGCGACCGACCGGCTCAGCGATGAGGAACATCTCGACCGGCACCTACACCCCGACGAAGTCCACCAAGTCGTCGATGCAGACGGTTCGCAGACGCTCGCGCTCCTAGACGTCAAGCGTGGCAACAACCTAGTCATCCAGGGGCCGCCGGGGACAGGAAAGTCGCAAACCATCACGAACATCATCGCCGAGGCCATAGGGCAGGGGAAGAGCGTATTGTTCGTGGCCGAGAAGATGGCGGCGCTCGAAGTGGTCAAGCGGCGACTCAATGGGGTTCATCTCGGCGATGCGTGCCTCGAACTTCATAGCCACAAGACGAGCAAGAAAAAACTGCTCGCAGAGTTGGAGCGGACGATCAATCTCGGTCGCCCCATGTCGGAGGCACTGCATACCGACCTCGATGTGCTCATCGACGCGAGGGATCAACTCAACGCATATGCCGCAGCCGTCTATGAGTCAATCGGGGAGACCGGCGTCCGGCCCTACGATGCCTATGGCGAGTTGCTCCTTCAGCGGCAGCGGTGGAATGGGGTCGAGCCACCCGGAGCGTCCGACCGAGACATGGAGTCGTGGACGGCATCGGACTGTGCTCGGCGGCGTGCGAAGGTGGTCCAAATGCAGACGCTCGTGGCCGACATAGGTCGCCCTACCGAGCACCCTTTCTGGGGAAGCAACCGGAAGGCGTTCCTGCCATCAGAGCAACAGTCGGTGGAACGCACTGCCAGTGAAGCCTCGACCTCTATCGAATCACTCTCTGAAGCCGTTCGGCCCCTCAGCGACTTCCTCCACCTCGATGCAGAAACGCCGGCCGACGCGGACGTGCTGACTCGGGCGGCACGCCGCGCCCTCGCGGCACCGGACCTCCGGGGCGTTCGGGTCGATGCCGGTGAGTGGCACGCGCGGCGCTCGGACGTGGCGGAACTCGTGCGCGTGGGGACGGCCTACGATGCCGTCCGGGCAGAGTACAACGAGGTGCTCATTCCCGAGGCATGGAAAGAGGACGTGCTGGAGACCCGCCAGCACCTCAAAGCTCACGGCGAGAAGTGGTACCGGATCTTCATTGGGGACTGGCGACGTGCGAAGAGTCGGCTTGCGGGGCTTATCGAAACGCCGATACCGACGGGGCACGACGAGCGCCTCGCCATCGTCGATGGCATCCGGGAGGCCCAGCGGCTTCGGAAAGAGATCGATGCCTACGCGTCGCTCGGGTCGGGGCTGTTCGGTCTGCAGTGGGAAGGCGCGGCGTCGGACTGGGCGGTGCTGGAGCGCATCGCGTCGTGGATGACCTCGCTGCATGGGGACGTAGCCTCCGGCAAGGTGCCCCGCGGCCTTGTCGCGTTTCTCGCGGGTGGCCCCGACCTCGATGCGCTGGAGCCGCTTGCCGAGAACGTGGAAGGGCGGCTGAAGTCGTTCGGCGAGCGTATGCAGAAGGCGGTAGACATCGTGGCGTTCGTGGCCGAGCGACGGTACGGCGAGGGCGAGACTATTGACATGCAGCCTCTGCATGTGCTCGCGGCTCTTGCGAAGGGATGGGCGAAACAGGCTGCGAGACTTCAGGAGATCGTGACTTTCAACCACCAAGTCGATGCGTTCGCCGAAGACAGCCTCATTCTCTTCGCCGGTCTAGCCACGAACTGGGAGCACGCAGCGACGCATCTCTCCGACGCCTTCGACTACGTCTGGTACTCGACGCTCGTCGATGTCGCCTTCACCGAGCGTCCAGCACTTGCCCGGTTCAACAGCGCACTCCACGGCGAAGCGCTCCGCCGGTTCATCGACCGCGACGAGATCGCCCTCGCCTATAACCGTGTCCGACTCGCCCTCGAACACTGGCAGAACCTCCCGCGCAATGGGACGGCAGCCTCTGCTGCCGGACAACTAGGCGTGCTCTACCACGAGTTTGGGAAGAAGCGGCGGTACCTGCCTATCCGCAAGCTCATGACCGTCGCTGGCCGGGCCGTGCAGGCGATCAAGCCTGTGTTCATGATGAGTCCGATGTCAATCGCGACGTACCTCCCGCCCGGAACGGTCGATTTCGATCTCGTCGTGTTCGACGAAGCGAGCCAGGTGAAACCGGTCGATGCCTTCGGCGCGATCCTTCGCGGTCGGCAGGCAGTCGTCGTGGGCGACAGCAAGCAGCTGCCTCCGACGAGCTTCTTCGACAGCGTGGTCGGCGATGCCGACGACGAGGACTTCTCCGACACCGCCGACATCGAGAGCATCCTCGAACTGTTCAAGTCAAAGCGGGCCCCCGAGCGTATGCTCAATTGGCACTACCGTAGCCGCCACGAATCCCTCATCGCCGTCTCAAACCAGGAGTTCTACGAGAACCGACTCGTGATCTTCCCCAGCCCCGACGCCGGGAAGGCAGAGGTCGGCCTCGTCTACCATCACCTTCCCGAGACCACCTACGACAAGGGGGGACGCCGCTCGAACCGGAAGGAGGCAAAGGCTGTCGCAAAGGCCGTAATGAGGCATGCGAAATCGACGCCGGAGCTCTCTCTGATGGTGGCGACGTTCAGCCAAGCCCAGCAGAAGGAGGTGCGAGATCAAGTAGACCTGTTATGCCTGCAAGACCCCGAACTAAATTACTTCGCTAACCGCAGGGACGTAATCGAGCGGTTTGATGTTAAGAACCTCGAGAACGTGCAGGGCGACGAACGCGACGTCGTTTTCATCAGTGTCGGCTACGGGCGGGACCAGCACGGCGCGGTGTCGATGAACTTCGGGCCGCTCAACCGCGAGGGTGGCGAGCGGCGGCTCAACGTGCTGATCTCGAGGGCACGCCGCCGGTGCGAAGTATTTACGAACCTCCGCGCCGACGACATCGACCTCGGACGAACTGACGCTCGCGGGGTCGCCGCCTTCAAACGGTACCTCCAGTACGCCGAAACGGGGGTGCTCGAGATGGACAAGCCGACGGGACGGGAGCCGGACTCCCCATTCGAGGTGGCGGTGGCGAAGGCCCTCCGCACGCTCGGGTACCGCGTCGAGTACCAGATCGGCGTCGGCGGCTTCCGGATCGACCTCGCGGTCGTGGACCCGGAGCGACCGGGACGCTATCTCCTCGGCATCGAATGTGATGGGGCGACGTACCACAGCGCCCGCACCGCTCGGGACCGCGACCGCATTCGGCAGTCTGTGCTCGAAGGTCTTGGTTGGCGGATCCACCGAATCTGGAGTACCAACTGGTTCCGGTACCCGCAGAGCGAGGTGAAGCGGGTGGTCGCTGCCATCGAGCGCGCAAAGGCCGAGCCGGTGGACCGCTCACCACCTCGCCGCACGGTCGATATGCCCTCGCTCGAACGAGCCGACAAGCCGCTTGAGAAGCGCGCGCCCGTGCCGACGGAGCCGTACGTGAAGGCAAAACTTCGCGGACACTTGGAGCCTCTTCACGAAGTGCCGAAGCACATACTCGCTGGGGATGTTGGTCATGTCGTACGGGTGGAGAGCCCCGTCCACTTCGATGAGGTTGCGCGGCGCATACTCGATGCCAGCGGAGTGAGTCGACTCGGCAGTCGTATTCGAAAAGCGATTGAGAGTGCTACTCTTCTCGCCGAGGCGCGGAACGGCATCGTCCGGCGCGGAGACTTTCTCTACCTCTCTTCGCAAAAGCGGGCTGATGTGCCCGTCCGCGAGCGGAGCGATCTGTCGGCGGGGTCTCGCAAGTTTGATTTCATCGCGCCGGAGGAGGTGCGAGCGGCAATCGCGGAGGTGATCTCTTCCTCATTCGGAATCGCGGCCGAGGATCTCGCGCTCGAAGTGTGCCGGATGTTTGGGTTCGGGCAGACGAGCGAGCAGATGCGCGTAGCCGTCGCTGGTGCCCTGGCAGACATGCAGAGCGCCGGAACAGTCGCCGAGCGTCACGGCATGCTTGCGCTGACAAACCTGAACGCCACGGACTACGACGTGCAGTTCTGA
- a CDS encoding ATP-binding cassette domain-containing protein, whose protein sequence is MLTLRHVSKAFGSTHALRDVSLTAASGQTTALLGPSGCGKSTLLRLMIGLLRPDSGTVQFEGEAVTPQSAERLRRRMGYVIQDGGLFPHLTARENVTLMARHLGQPSEQIERRLRDLASLVKLPLGALDRYPVQLSGGQRQRVGLVRALFLDPDVLLLDEPLGALDPLIRADLQDDLRAIFRDLGKTVVLVTHDVGEAAYLGDTLVLLRDGEVVQTGSLKDLAERPARPFVERFLRAQRNPAFDRA, encoded by the coding sequence GTGCTCACCCTCCGCCACGTATCCAAAGCCTTCGGCTCGACGCACGCACTCCGCGACGTGAGCCTCACGGCAGCGTCGGGACAGACGACGGCCCTCCTCGGGCCGAGCGGATGCGGGAAGTCGACCCTGCTGCGGCTGATGATCGGGTTGCTGCGGCCGGACAGCGGGACGGTGCAGTTCGAGGGCGAGGCCGTGACGCCGCAGAGCGCGGAGCGGCTGCGCCGCCGGATGGGCTACGTGATCCAGGACGGCGGCCTCTTCCCCCACCTCACGGCCCGCGAGAACGTGACGCTGATGGCCCGCCACCTCGGCCAGCCGAGCGAGCAGATCGAGCGCCGCCTGCGCGACCTCGCCAGCCTCGTCAAGCTGCCTCTGGGCGCGCTCGACCGCTACCCGGTGCAGCTCTCCGGCGGGCAGCGGCAGCGCGTCGGCCTCGTGCGGGCGCTCTTTCTCGACCCCGACGTGCTCCTCCTCGACGAGCCGCTCGGCGCGCTCGACCCGCTCATCCGCGCCGACCTCCAGGACGACCTCCGCGCCATCTTCCGCGACCTCGGCAAGACGGTCGTCCTCGTCACGCACGACGTGGGTGAGGCCGCCTACCTCGGCGACACGCTCGTCCTCCTCCGGGACGGCGAGGTCGTGCAGACCGGCTCGCTGAAGGACCTGGCGGAGCGTCCTGCCCGTCCGTTCGTCGAGCGTTTCCTCCGCGCCCAGCGCAACCCGGCCTTCGACCGCGCATGA